In one window of Vibrio sp. JC009 DNA:
- a CDS encoding ABC transporter ATP-binding protein, producing MEKVLEIKDLRTNFYTDEGVVRGCDEVSYTVYKGETLAVVGESGSGKSVTSLSVLGLIPSPPGKIEGGEIWFNGKNLLSLSDKEIQSIRGNDIAMIFQEPMTSLNPVIPVGRQIAESILLHQPGTSKAQARKRVIELLGQVGISAPESRVDEYPHQLSGGMRQRVMIAMALACNPALLIADEPTSALDVTIQAQILRLIDDLKQQLGMAVIMITHDLGVVAETADRVAVMYAGKIVEYGHVNDIFDDPKHPYLVGLKRSMPTLDTDSDDLYAIRGMVPNPTQLPEGCKFAPRCDQCMSRCEKEEPPVTHFSDGHYARCWLYQSEETSL from the coding sequence GTGGAAAAAGTATTAGAAATTAAAGATCTGAGAACCAACTTCTACACCGATGAAGGTGTGGTCCGTGGTTGTGACGAAGTGAGTTATACCGTTTACAAGGGTGAAACGCTGGCTGTTGTGGGTGAGTCCGGCTCGGGTAAGTCGGTAACTTCACTGTCGGTGCTGGGTCTGATCCCAAGTCCTCCGGGCAAAATTGAAGGTGGTGAAATCTGGTTTAACGGCAAGAATCTGCTCTCTCTTTCAGATAAAGAGATTCAGTCGATTCGCGGTAACGATATCGCCATGATCTTCCAGGAGCCGATGACATCACTGAACCCGGTTATTCCGGTAGGTCGCCAGATTGCAGAGTCTATCCTTCTGCACCAGCCGGGCACCAGCAAAGCGCAAGCGCGTAAGCGTGTGATTGAGCTGCTGGGTCAGGTGGGGATCTCTGCACCGGAATCCCGTGTGGATGAATATCCGCATCAGCTTTCTGGCGGTATGCGCCAGCGTGTCATGATTGCCATGGCGCTGGCCTGTAATCCGGCTCTGCTGATTGCCGATGAGCCGACCAGTGCGCTGGATGTAACCATTCAGGCTCAGATCCTGCGCCTTATCGATGATCTTAAACAGCAGCTTGGTATGGCAGTGATTATGATTACTCACGACTTAGGTGTTGTAGCTGAAACCGCTGACCGTGTGGCTGTGATGTACGCAGGTAAAATCGTGGAATACGGTCATGTGAATGATATTTTCGATGATCCTAAGCACCCGTATCTGGTTGGCCTTAAACGCTCTATGCCAACGCTTGATACAGACAGTGATGATCTGTACGCCATCCGCGGTATGGTGCCAAATCCAACTCAACTGCCGGAAGGTTGTAAGTTTGCACCCCGCTGTGATCAGTGCATGTCGCGCTGTGAAAAAGAAGAGCCGCCGGTGACGCATTTCTCAGATGGTCACTATGCGCGTTGCTGGCTGTATCAATCAGAGGAGACATCGTTATGA
- a CDS encoding oligopeptide/dipeptide ABC transporter ATP-binding protein: MSRTPVLKVDDLKVWFPQQKGILKKTVGHVKAVDGVSFEIYKGETFGLVGESGCGKTSVGKAIVRLNPITHGSVELHGTNIANLSMKEMREFRSVVQMIFQDPFSSLNPRMTVGDIIGEAVRFYRPNSDIHAEIVSYMEQAGLRKEYLQRYPHQFSGGQRQRIGIARALACQPEIIVADEPVSALDVSIQAQIINLLKSLQRDLGLSFLFIAHDLSVVKHISDRVGVMYLGNIVEISPSKELDRNPLHPYTQALIGSVPVTHPSQRRSRQPLTGEVPSPMETFTGCKFCKRCPVATDKCRSEIPVLREAEPEHWVACHQVEIS, from the coding sequence ATGAGCCGTACACCTGTCTTAAAGGTTGATGATTTAAAGGTTTGGTTCCCTCAGCAAAAAGGCATACTCAAGAAGACGGTCGGCCACGTAAAAGCGGTTGATGGTGTTTCATTTGAGATCTACAAAGGCGAGACTTTTGGTCTGGTTGGTGAATCCGGCTGTGGTAAGACTTCCGTAGGTAAGGCTATTGTTCGCCTGAACCCGATAACTCATGGTTCGGTTGAATTGCACGGTACTAATATCGCCAATCTCAGCATGAAAGAGATGCGCGAATTCCGCTCCGTGGTTCAGATGATTTTCCAGGACCCGTTCTCTTCACTGAACCCGCGAATGACGGTTGGGGATATTATCGGTGAGGCGGTCCGCTTTTATCGTCCGAACTCAGATATTCATGCTGAAATAGTCAGCTATATGGAACAGGCCGGACTGCGTAAGGAATATCTGCAAAGATATCCGCACCAGTTTTCAGGTGGTCAGCGCCAGCGTATCGGTATAGCCCGGGCGTTAGCATGCCAGCCAGAGATTATCGTAGCCGATGAGCCGGTATCAGCACTGGATGTGTCCATTCAGGCGCAGATCATAAACCTGCTTAAGTCTTTGCAGCGTGATTTAGGGCTATCCTTTCTGTTTATTGCCCATGACTTGTCTGTCGTGAAGCATATTTCGGACAGAGTAGGGGTAATGTACCTTGGTAATATTGTGGAGATCAGTCCGTCCAAAGAGCTGGACAGAAACCCGCTGCATCCCTATACCCAGGCTCTTATCGGAAGTGTGCCGGTAACGCACCCAAGCCAGCGCCGTTCAAGGCAGCCGCTAACGGGTGAGGTTCCTTCTCCTATGGAAACCTTTACCGGCTGTAAATTCTGCAAACGCTGCCCGGTAGCAACCGACAAATGCCGCAGTGAAATTCCTGTGCTGCGTGAGGCTGAGCCGGAACACTGGGTTGCCTGTCATCAGGTTGAGATAAGCTAG
- a CDS encoding alanine/glycine:cation symporter family protein, with protein sequence MAIIIDFLNSIIWSPALIYLCLGAGLYFSIRTRFMQVRGFKEMLNLMFKGEKSPAGISSFQALAMSLSGRVGTGNIAGVATAIAFGGPGAVFWMWMVAFLGASTAYVESTLGQIYKEKDDSGQYRGGPAYYIEKAMGQKWYAWIFAVATAVATGLFLPGVQANSIASGMENAWGVAPAITAAIIVLGLGFIIFGGVRRIAAFAEIVVPFMALAYIMIAVVIVGMNASMIPDMIKLIISSAFGLDAGFGAMIGMAIQWGVKRGVYSNEAGQGTGPHPAAAAEVSHPAKQGYVQAFSVYIDTLFVCTATAFMLISTNSYNVHGADGTMLVEGLAGVAAGPGFTQAAVESALPGFGASFVALALLFFSFTTMLAYYYMADSNIAYINRTAHRPWLTFIMKVLFLVSVGYGTVHSAGVAWGLGDVGVGLMAWLNIVAILILQKPALACLKDYEEQKKAGLNPIFDPEKLGIKNADLWKEIKKRNEDAAKGNKPQGEAIPVENVS encoded by the coding sequence ATGGCAATAATTATCGACTTTTTAAACAGTATAATCTGGAGTCCTGCTCTGATTTACTTGTGCTTAGGTGCTGGACTGTACTTTTCTATCAGAACCCGTTTTATGCAAGTCCGCGGCTTTAAAGAGATGCTAAACCTGATGTTTAAAGGTGAGAAATCACCGGCAGGTATCTCGTCATTCCAGGCACTTGCAATGTCACTTTCTGGCCGTGTAGGTACAGGTAATATTGCAGGTGTAGCAACTGCTATCGCATTTGGTGGTCCGGGTGCGGTTTTCTGGATGTGGATGGTGGCATTTTTAGGTGCTTCTACTGCATACGTTGAATCGACGCTTGGTCAGATCTACAAAGAAAAAGATGACAGCGGTCAGTACCGTGGCGGCCCGGCTTACTATATCGAAAAAGCTATGGGTCAGAAGTGGTACGCATGGATTTTTGCAGTAGCGACTGCAGTAGCGACGGGCCTTTTCCTACCGGGTGTTCAGGCGAACAGTATCGCCTCTGGTATGGAAAACGCGTGGGGCGTAGCTCCTGCAATTACAGCCGCTATCATTGTGCTTGGTCTTGGTTTCATTATCTTTGGTGGCGTAAGACGTATCGCAGCTTTTGCTGAGATTGTTGTACCTTTCATGGCGCTGGCATACATCATGATTGCAGTGGTTATCGTAGGCATGAACGCTTCTATGATCCCGGATATGATCAAACTGATTATCAGCAGCGCTTTCGGCTTAGATGCCGGTTTTGGTGCAATGATTGGTATGGCGATTCAGTGGGGTGTTAAGCGCGGCGTTTATTCAAACGAAGCAGGTCAGGGTACCGGTCCACACCCGGCAGCGGCTGCAGAGGTTTCTCACCCGGCCAAACAGGGTTATGTACAGGCGTTCTCTGTTTACATCGATACTCTGTTTGTTTGTACTGCGACGGCATTTATGCTGATTTCAACCAACAGCTATAACGTTCACGGTGCAGACGGCACTATGCTGGTAGAAGGACTAGCTGGAGTAGCGGCAGGCCCTGGCTTTACTCAGGCAGCAGTAGAATCTGCTCTGCCAGGCTTTGGTGCCAGCTTTGTTGCATTAGCACTGCTGTTCTTCTCATTCACAACCATGCTTGCGTATTACTACATGGCTGATTCCAATATCGCCTACATCAACCGCACAGCACACCGCCCATGGCTGACTTTCATCATGAAGGTGCTGTTCCTGGTGTCTGTTGGTTACGGTACAGTTCACAGCGCTGGTGTTGCATGGGGTCTTGGTGATGTGGGTGTTGGCCTGATGGCATGGCTGAATATTGTTGCTATCCTTATTTTGCAAAAGCCTGCTCTGGCATGTCTGAAAGACTACGAAGAGCAGAAGAAAGCTGGCCTGAACCCAATCTTTGATCCTGAAAAGCTTGGCATTAAGAATGCAGACTTATGGAAAGAAATTAAGAAGCGTAATGAAGACGCAGCAAAAGGAAACAAACCTCAAGGCGAAGCAATTCCGGTAGAGAATGTAAGCTAA
- a CDS encoding cupin domain-containing protein: MPNIFSDIPTSIPDEIFEDIVTTDSIRIERIISHGQSSPETGWYDQDESEWIIVLSGQGIIEFENGELVTLRKGDYLNIEAHVRHRVLGTSVDEVTIWVAVFYD, encoded by the coding sequence ATGCCAAATATTTTTTCAGACATTCCGACCAGTATCCCCGACGAAATATTTGAAGATATCGTCACAACGGACAGCATCCGGATTGAGCGCATTATTTCTCACGGGCAGAGTTCACCGGAAACCGGCTGGTATGATCAGGATGAAAGTGAGTGGATTATTGTACTGTCCGGGCAAGGAATTATTGAGTTTGAAAATGGGGAGCTAGTTACCTTGCGGAAAGGTGACTACCTTAATATTGAAGCCCATGTCAGGCATAGAGTGCTGGGGACTTCTGTTGATGAGGTTACTATTTGGGTTGCAGTATTTTATGATTAA
- a CDS encoding helix-turn-helix transcriptional regulator — protein sequence MTSKLQALKNKALADKDVQEAYDELEPEFELINTLLRMRNAAGLTQDQVAQRMGTKEANISRLEKGRGNPTLKTLIKYAKACGCELRFGFKTA from the coding sequence ATGACTAGTAAACTTCAAGCGCTAAAAAACAAAGCACTGGCGGATAAAGATGTACAGGAGGCTTATGATGAACTGGAACCGGAGTTTGAACTAATTAATACTCTGCTAAGAATGCGCAATGCCGCTGGTTTAACTCAAGACCAGGTTGCTCAGCGGATGGGAACTAAGGAAGCAAATATATCTCGCCTTGAGAAAGGTCGGGGAAATCCTACATTGAAGACGCTAATTAAATATGCCAAGGCTTGTGGATGTGAGTTACGCTTTGGCTTTAAGACTGCGTAA
- a CDS encoding outer membrane beta-barrel protein, which translates to MNKTILLALLPVLVCCTAQARPGPRGVGIGPGVGMGDGYLSIDSSLIDFGNNLNGYGLGLGFGSKLGDNVGFIGEIAGFNINDHGYADSSRFTADGGGYQVSIGPELYLTPNLSLFATAGFIHYSMDYAYASGSDSGAFSDTTGVFGGGLRLSFGPNVSLKLAYKTFETDNLTISGDNDSSVVSLGIGFRF; encoded by the coding sequence ATGAATAAAACCATTCTGTTAGCGCTACTTCCGGTTTTAGTTTGCTGCACTGCTCAAGCAAGGCCCGGGCCTCGGGGAGTGGGTATTGGCCCCGGAGTTGGCATGGGTGACGGCTATTTAAGTATCGATAGTTCGCTTATTGATTTTGGCAATAACCTTAATGGTTACGGCCTTGGGTTAGGGTTTGGTAGCAAGCTTGGAGATAATGTTGGTTTTATCGGTGAAATTGCCGGGTTTAATATTAACGACCATGGCTATGCCGATAGCTCTCGTTTTACTGCTGATGGCGGTGGCTATCAAGTCAGTATCGGGCCGGAGCTTTATCTGACGCCAAACCTGTCACTTTTTGCTACCGCAGGTTTCATTCACTATTCCATGGATTACGCTTATGCCAGCGGAAGCGACTCTGGTGCATTTTCCGATACCACTGGTGTGTTTGGTGGGGGGCTTCGTCTATCTTTTGGTCCAAATGTATCATTGAAACTAGCCTACAAAACCTTTGAGACAGATAACTTAACTATTTCAGGCGATAACGACAGCTCGGTGGTTTCGCTTGGAATTGGCTTTAGGTTCTAG
- a CDS encoding DUF2999 family protein, with amino-acid sequence MNPIIAMLKENNISEAQINEVFEALVQNPLAAMATISQLGLPEEKLKLLMGQVMQRPDLIKEAVNELGLDFSKVEAAKEQLQK; translated from the coding sequence ATGAATCCGATTATTGCGATGTTGAAAGAAAACAATATCAGCGAAGCACAAATCAACGAGGTTTTCGAAGCCTTGGTACAAAACCCTCTTGCGGCGATGGCAACAATCAGCCAGCTAGGTTTACCTGAAGAAAAGCTAAAGCTATTGATGGGACAGGTAATGCAACGTCCTGACCTGATTAAAGAAGCAGTAAACGAGCTGGGCCTGGATTTCTCGAAAGTAGAAGCAGCTAAAGAGCAGCTTCAGAAGTAA
- the guaD gene encoding guanine deaminase, whose protein sequence is MKSHALPETNVIRSSFLHFLADPACCESSSDCYEYLPDGLLVIEDGRVKSLKPYDESEAKQYTQLIDERGKLILPGFVDTHIHYAQTQMIAAYGEQLLEWLETYTFPTEKQFEDKAHAERISEFFINELLKNGTTSASVFGTVHSESVDALFSQALDKNMRLIAGKVMMDRNAPDYLLDSPQSGYDESKALIEKWHNRGRLLYAVTPRFAPTSTPEQLELAGKLRAEFPDVYVQSHLSENRDEIEWVKSLFPERKGYFDVYQHYGLTGSKSIFAHSVHLADSEWEALHKTDSVISFCPTSNLFLGSGLFDLETADKNNIRVGLGTDVGAGTSFSMLQTLSDAYKIMQLQGNKLSAFKGFYLATLGGAKSLCIDDKVGNFCSGKEADFVVLNLEATELQKLRFEHSTTLEDKLFALMMLGDDRNISSTWVAGKRVYSSSFLAT, encoded by the coding sequence ATGAAAAGCCATGCCTTACCTGAAACAAATGTTATCCGATCCAGTTTTCTTCATTTTCTGGCCGACCCTGCCTGTTGCGAAAGCAGCTCCGACTGTTACGAGTATCTGCCAGACGGTTTGCTGGTCATAGAAGATGGACGGGTAAAATCTCTCAAGCCTTATGATGAGTCCGAGGCAAAGCAATATACGCAACTTATTGATGAACGGGGCAAACTGATCCTTCCCGGCTTTGTTGACACTCACATCCATTACGCCCAGACCCAGATGATTGCAGCCTATGGCGAACAGCTTCTGGAGTGGCTTGAGACTTATACCTTTCCTACAGAGAAGCAGTTTGAAGACAAAGCCCACGCAGAAAGAATATCTGAATTTTTCATCAATGAGTTACTAAAGAACGGCACCACCAGCGCCTCGGTGTTTGGTACGGTTCATTCTGAGTCTGTCGATGCTTTGTTTAGCCAGGCGCTGGATAAGAATATGCGGCTTATTGCCGGTAAAGTTATGATGGACAGAAATGCTCCGGATTATCTGCTCGACTCCCCTCAGTCGGGCTACGATGAAAGCAAAGCACTCATTGAGAAATGGCACAATAGAGGCCGCTTACTTTATGCCGTTACACCGCGTTTCGCGCCTACATCAACCCCTGAGCAACTGGAACTAGCAGGTAAACTGAGGGCTGAATTTCCGGATGTCTACGTTCAGAGCCACCTGTCAGAAAACAGAGATGAAATTGAGTGGGTGAAATCCCTGTTCCCTGAGCGCAAAGGTTACTTTGATGTGTACCAGCATTATGGCCTCACCGGCAGCAAATCTATCTTTGCTCATTCGGTGCATCTGGCAGATAGCGAATGGGAGGCGCTTCATAAAACGGATTCCGTAATTTCATTTTGCCCCACTTCAAACCTCTTCTTAGGCAGCGGACTTTTTGATTTAGAAACAGCAGACAAGAATAATATCCGGGTTGGTTTAGGTACTGACGTCGGCGCAGGCACCAGCTTTTCCATGCTTCAGACGCTTAGTGACGCCTACAAAATAATGCAGCTGCAAGGCAATAAACTTTCCGCATTCAAGGGCTTTTATCTGGCAACTCTGGGCGGAGCGAAATCCCTCTGCATTGATGACAAAGTGGGAAATTTCTGTAGCGGAAAAGAAGCTGATTTTGTCGTACTAAATCTCGAGGCAACCGAACTTCAAAAGCTCCGTTTTGAGCACTCAACCACGCTGGAAGATAAGCTGTTCGCACTTATGATGTTGGGTGATGACAGGAATATTAGTTCAACCTGGGTGGCTGGGAAGAGAGTTTATTCATCATCCTTCTTAGCAACCTGA
- a CDS encoding CoA-binding protein, with translation MKTAVEEKVVILGASDNPERYSFKAHQKLKEFGFNNQVGVSPKSLELDQIELVDSLEKVEGDVHTLTLYVGEKRLESMIDPILKLSPKRIIANPGTENQNLMAKAKEQGIEVVEGCTLVMLATDQF, from the coding sequence ATGAAAACCGCTGTAGAAGAAAAAGTTGTTATTCTGGGTGCATCTGACAATCCAGAGCGTTATAGCTTTAAAGCCCACCAAAAACTGAAAGAATTTGGTTTTAATAATCAGGTAGGTGTTTCTCCTAAGTCGCTGGAACTTGACCAGATTGAGCTGGTGGATTCACTGGAAAAAGTAGAAGGCGATGTTCATACGCTGACACTTTACGTTGGTGAAAAAAGACTGGAGTCGATGATTGACCCAATTCTGAAATTATCGCCTAAGCGTATTATTGCAAACCCGGGTACAGAAAATCAGAACCTGATGGCTAAAGCGAAAGAGCAGGGCATTGAGGTAGTGGAAGGCTGTACTCTGGTAATGCTGGCGACTGACCAGTTCTAA
- a CDS encoding Txe/YoeB family addiction module toxin, with product MKLTFSAHAWEDYLYWQKTDKKILKRINTLIKDIRREPYEGLGKPEPLKHGLSGYWSRRINDEHRIIYKCKENNILIAQLRYHYEL from the coding sequence ATGAAGCTGACTTTTTCTGCCCACGCATGGGAAGACTACTTGTACTGGCAAAAGACAGATAAAAAGATTCTTAAACGTATAAATACGTTAATCAAAGATATTCGCAGAGAGCCTTATGAAGGATTGGGAAAGCCTGAACCCTTAAAGCACGGTCTGTCCGGCTACTGGTCGCGTCGAATCAACGATGAGCACCGGATTATTTACAAGTGCAAAGAGAACAATATCTTAATAGCTCAGCTTAGATACCACTACGAGCTTTAA
- a CDS encoding type II toxin-antitoxin system prevent-host-death family antitoxin has product MDAISYTAARANLASTMKKVCNDHAPVIITRKSEAPVVMISLEDFEAMQETTYLLRAPANARRLLESVAELESGNGEERDLIE; this is encoded by the coding sequence ATGGACGCAATAAGCTATACAGCGGCAAGGGCAAACCTTGCCAGCACGATGAAAAAAGTCTGTAACGACCATGCCCCCGTTATCATCACCAGGAAAAGTGAAGCACCAGTAGTTATGATTTCTCTCGAAGATTTCGAAGCTATGCAGGAAACAACGTATCTTTTGCGAGCACCGGCAAATGCAAGGCGTTTGCTTGAATCCGTTGCTGAATTAGAGTCAGGAAATGGAGAGGAAAGAGATCTAATTGAATGA
- a CDS encoding methyl-accepting chemotaxis protein yields MKIRLKISLWMVIVATIPLLFSITLISISASDNATEALENSYSKKLLSIRNARKTQIEDYFAFIRSQILTLSSDSMTAEAMSSFSRAFDEAATPDTKTTDSLHKYYRDQFGQEFSKQNNSQSISTESLLEQLTPKEAYWQTQYISQNPHPLGSKHKLSRAAEENNYNQLHQHYHPQFSRYLQEFGYYDIFLVDAQSGHIVYSVFKELDFATSLKTGPYADSGIGRAYQQALSAGNQDSVVLIDFEPYVPSYNAQASFIASPVTDENNVVLGVLIFQMPIERINHIMTSGGEWQKNGLGLSGETYLLGQDYKARSVSRFLLEDPEHYQESLIDNGISEHLVRQIIAKGSNIGLQEIRTQASEHAVNGQTGFDISPDYRGISVLSAYAPLDIPGLNWVILSEIGKDEAFAGARKLQDNIFYMAVITLLGVSILAIATGILISRSMTRPIIEFSGLLRKIEQENNLQYRSDISSKDELGDMATALNIMLEKFSTLLQEANDSAQLVARTSEELNLTSKQNVQGIEAQKEQTQQIAAAMDQMVVAIREVATHTTEAADVAHYSAEQAETGKEIVLKSSSSINELSARLTKCSDSVKELSDKSQNIGNITEVIKEVAEQTNLLALNAAIEAARAGESGRGFAVVADEVRSLALRTQSSIQKIDNTVEQLQAGTIEVVDAIEQSQNDASASVEYALQVNSALEDISASIEQIRTYNVQNSDSMQEQSVATEQMNINIRSINDIALQTAAGSEQSATSARELADSASRLQGSIDKFNV; encoded by the coding sequence ATGAAAATTCGGCTGAAAATATCACTATGGATGGTAATAGTAGCGACGATCCCTCTGCTATTTTCTATAACACTCATCAGTATATCGGCATCAGATAATGCCACAGAGGCATTAGAAAATAGCTACAGCAAAAAGCTGCTTTCAATTCGTAACGCCCGTAAAACTCAAATAGAAGATTACTTCGCTTTTATACGCAGCCAGATTCTGACTCTTTCATCAGACAGTATGACGGCTGAAGCTATGTCATCTTTTTCCCGTGCTTTTGATGAAGCCGCTACCCCTGACACAAAAACCACCGATAGCTTACATAAGTACTACCGCGATCAGTTTGGCCAGGAATTCAGCAAGCAAAACAACTCTCAATCTATCTCTACAGAAAGCCTGCTGGAACAACTGACCCCAAAAGAGGCCTACTGGCAAACACAATACATCAGCCAGAACCCGCACCCTCTGGGGTCAAAACACAAGTTAAGCAGAGCGGCTGAAGAGAACAATTATAATCAGCTTCATCAGCACTATCACCCTCAGTTTTCCCGGTACCTTCAGGAATTCGGCTATTACGATATATTCCTGGTTGATGCCCAAAGTGGACACATTGTTTACTCGGTCTTTAAAGAGCTGGATTTCGCGACATCACTTAAAACCGGACCTTACGCAGACTCTGGCATAGGAAGAGCGTATCAACAGGCACTTTCAGCCGGTAATCAGGACTCCGTGGTGCTGATAGATTTTGAGCCTTATGTTCCTTCTTACAATGCACAAGCTTCCTTTATCGCATCCCCGGTTACTGATGAAAACAATGTTGTGCTCGGCGTATTAATATTCCAGATGCCCATTGAACGCATTAATCACATTATGACCAGCGGTGGTGAATGGCAGAAAAATGGGCTGGGCCTGAGTGGCGAAACCTACCTCTTAGGTCAGGATTATAAAGCAAGAAGTGTCAGCCGTTTTCTGCTTGAAGATCCAGAACATTATCAGGAAAGTCTGATTGATAACGGAATTAGTGAGCACTTAGTCCGGCAAATTATAGCGAAAGGAAGCAACATTGGTCTGCAGGAGATCCGCACTCAGGCCTCCGAGCATGCCGTTAATGGCCAGACAGGGTTCGATATCAGCCCAGATTATCGCGGAATCAGTGTGCTGTCGGCATACGCCCCGCTTGATATTCCCGGGCTCAACTGGGTAATCCTGAGTGAAATAGGCAAGGACGAAGCCTTTGCCGGCGCCAGAAAACTTCAGGACAATATTTTCTACATGGCTGTTATTACTCTCCTGGGAGTGTCCATCCTCGCAATAGCTACCGGCATACTAATTTCCCGCTCCATGACCAGACCAATTATCGAATTTAGCGGCTTGCTGCGAAAAATCGAACAAGAGAACAATCTTCAGTACCGTAGCGATATTTCATCGAAAGACGAACTTGGCGATATGGCTACAGCGCTCAATATCATGCTGGAGAAGTTTTCAACACTGTTGCAGGAAGCCAATGACTCAGCTCAACTTGTTGCCCGTACATCGGAAGAACTCAATTTAACCTCAAAGCAAAATGTTCAGGGAATTGAGGCGCAAAAAGAACAAACACAGCAAATAGCAGCCGCAATGGATCAGATGGTTGTCGCCATAAGAGAGGTGGCAACACATACAACTGAAGCGGCAGATGTCGCTCATTACTCAGCAGAGCAGGCAGAGACCGGAAAAGAGATCGTACTTAAATCTTCATCCTCCATTAACGAGCTATCTGCAAGACTGACTAAATGTTCCGACTCCGTAAAAGAACTCTCTGATAAAAGCCAGAATATTGGCAATATTACGGAAGTAATAAAAGAGGTTGCTGAACAAACCAATTTGCTGGCCTTAAATGCAGCAATTGAAGCTGCCAGAGCCGGGGAATCTGGCAGAGGATTTGCTGTTGTAGCTGATGAAGTCCGCTCTCTGGCTCTGAGAACCCAGAGTTCAATTCAAAAAATTGATAATACCGTTGAGCAACTTCAGGCAGGCACTATAGAAGTGGTTGATGCCATTGAGCAGAGCCAGAATGATGCCAGCGCCAGTGTCGAGTATGCTCTTCAGGTTAACTCTGCACTGGAAGATATATCTGCATCAATTGAACAGATCAGGACGTACAATGTTCAAAACTCAGACTCGATGCAAGAGCAAAGTGTGGCAACAGAGCAGATGAATATCAACATCCGCAGCATCAATGACATAGCTCTCCAGACAGCAGCAGGTTCTGAGCAAAGTGCAACATCCGCCAGGGAGTTAGCTGACTCGGCTTCCCGTTTGCAGGGGTCGATAGATAAATTTAATGTGTAA